The Mytilus galloprovincialis chromosome 4, xbMytGall1.hap1.1, whole genome shotgun sequence genome contains a region encoding:
- the LOC143071582 gene encoding mucosa-associated lymphoid tissue lymphoma translocation protein 1-like, with protein sequence MMNREHCRRLHVHPDTNIGELSSKFMLKLRDDLDSNPETCNWRALLDKAADNPNYRFSSADVERKFGSQVYHGSPSNKMLWELGSMGMTAAELVDCLDKLKLESVLMDIKKYEPIVIINQPAERKTVNKGEVLELEVKAIGFPYPRYQWFKENKKDWDILDKEKSSILRIRNVSTSDAGVYCCRLHNGDINSQVEFTDQSTVVVEMSKDPVAYRDTFDDRPSRYDLIPSFEVQPKNVTVQICDGFILECRVLSKYPVIYDWYKNHEIIKRSDQPFYEVKAAYKADMGTYECRARNQLGETMSDVVKVTVMLGKTEEPLVDPVGPTEIEIISNPKTVIIEFGGDCLFSCEARCSIPLVYQWLKDGVPIEGEIKPSLVLKKIQNYDHQGLYTCMVSIPGTKNIRLSYPASLSIKTNDKPEFNPSDKVALLIGNFDYRCESPLSAPKSDVYTMAEIFRSLDFKVVSLLNLTKLEMQSAVEEFVKLIGSEVYAVFYFCGHGFEEEAKCYLVPPDARHGYTIEDCVCAEDVLSQMQNYTETSPALIVLILDICRIRNLQPPTNREQDAMCSNLSNIPMKGNTVFCYATSKGMYAYEDIHNGILVKYLKKYLPKQMSVLDVFTSVQEDIGKESQYYHIQIPEIKSNLLQPRRSLADRISTKGHTKAYNQRTLLWNNAHEKPPSKEIEIPAIKGKVLLEFQTEFSNMLTIFCTVMPMTMGKSLKYHLGCIAHLPKTISIFGSVSQVHDDPPKTKIVLQDLQKLTKDLEVQVFVVNTETKQRYEGPKVNLGKPLVGILDLWKPRRQPIECSESM encoded by the exons ATGATGAATCGTGAGCATTGTAGACGACTACATGTCCACCCAGATACCAATATTGGTGAATTATCAAGTAAATTTATGCTCAAATTACGTGATGATCTAGATTCTAACCCAGAAACATGTAACTGGAGAGCATTGTTAGATAAGGCAGCTGATAATCCAAATTATAGATTTAG TAGTGCAGATGTAGAGAGAAAGTTTGGAAGCCAAGTTTACCATGGTAGTCCCAGCAATAAGATGTTATGGGAACTTGGATCCATGGGAATGACTGCCGCTGAGCTAGTTGACTGTCTAGATAAGTTAAAGTTGGAAAGTGTTCTTATGGATATAAAGAAATATG AGCCAATTGTGATTATTAATCAACCAGCTGAaagaaaaactgtaaacaaagGAGAAGTTTTAGAACTAGAAGTCAAAGCTATAGGTTTCCCTTATCCTCGATACCAGTGGTTCAAAGAGAATAAAAAGGACTGGGATATCTTAGATAAAGAAAAAAGCAGCATACTCAGAATTAGAAATGTCAG TACATCAGATGCAGGTGTGTACTGTTGTAGACTACACAATGGAGATATTAACTCACAAGTAGAGTTCACAGATCAGTCTACAGTAGTTGTAGAGATGAGTAAGGACCCTGTGGCAT atagagataccTTTGATGATAGACCATCTAGATATG aTTTGATTCCATCATTTGAAGTACAACCTAAGAATGTTACTGTACAGATTTGTGATGGTTTTATTCTAGAATGTCGAGTTCTTAGTAAATATCCTGTCATTTATGATTGGTATAAAAACCATGAAATAATTAAAAGATCTGATCAGCCGTTTTATGAG GTGAAAGCTGCATATAAAGCAGATATGGGAACATATGAATGCCGAGCCAGGAACCAGTTAGGTGAAACAATGAGTGATGTAGTAAAAGTAACAGTTATGTTGGGTAAAA ctGAAGAGCCATTAGTTGACCCTGTAGGACCAACAG AGATAGAGATTATATCTAATCCTAAAACAGTTATTATAGAGTTCGGTGGGGATTGTTTATTTAGTTGTGAGGCAAGATGTAGCATACCTCTAGTGTACCAGTGGTTAAAAGATGGTGTTCCTATTGAGG gaGAAATAAAACCATCTCTAGTATTGAAGAAAATACAGAATTATGACCACCAGGGTTTGTACACATGTATGGTTTCCATACCAGGAACAAAAAATATCAGGTTGTCATACCCTGCCAGTCTATCTATAAAGACCAATGATAAACCAGAGTTCAATC CTAGTGACAAAGTTGCTCTACTTATTGGAAACTTTGACTATCGATGTGAGTCACCATTAAGTGCTCCGAAGTCTGATGTTTACACCATGGCTGAAATTTTCAGAAGTTTAGACTTTAAAGTCGTTTCTCTTCTTAATTTAACAAAATTGGAAATGCAGTCTGCCGTTGAGGAATTTGTAAAACTGATAGGTAGTGAGGTATAtgctgtattttatttttgtggacATGGTTTTGAGGAGGAAGCTAAATGTTACCTCGTTCCTCCTGATGCTAGACATGGATATACAATAGAAGACTGTGTATGCGCTGAGGATGTGTTAAGTCAGATGCAGAATTACACAGAAACATCACCAGCTCTTATCGTACTCATACTTGACATCTGTAGAATCAG GAATTTGCAACCACCTACAAATCGAGAGCAGGATGCAATGTGTTCTAATCTAAGCAACATTCCAATGAAAGGCAACACAGTATTCTGCTATGCCAC GAGCAAAGGAATGTACGCCTATGAAGATATTCATAATGGAATATTagtcaaatatttgaagaaatatctTCCAAAACAGATGAGTGTTTTAGATGTTTTCACAAGTGTTCAAGAAG ATATAGGAAAGGAATCTCAATACTATCACATTCAGATACCAGAAATTAAGTCTAACTTATTACAACCTAGACGATCGCTCGCAGATAGGATATCTACAAAAGGCCATACTAAAGCTTATAATCAGAGAACATTACTGTGGAACAATGCTCATG aaaagcCACCATCAAAAGAGATAGAAATTCCTGCAATAAAGGGGAAAGTGTTGTTAGAGTTTCAGACAGAATTCTCTAATATGCTGACAATATTCTGTACAGTTATGCCAATGACAATGGGAAAGTCCCTAAAGTATCATTTAGGATGTATTGCTCATTTACCCAAG ACGATATCAATATTTGGGAGTGTTAGTCAGGTTCATGATGACCCACCTAAGACAAAGATTGTTTTACAAGACTTGCAGAAATTAACA aaagATTTAGAAGTTCAAGTATTTGTTGTGAATACAGAGACAAAACAGAGATATGAAGGACCAAAAGTCAACTTAGGCAAACCTTTAGTTGGAATTTTAGATTTGTGGAAACCAAGACGACAACCAATCGAATGTAGTGAATCAATGTAA